One region of Flavobacterium pisciphilum genomic DNA includes:
- a CDS encoding RidA family protein gives MKHLLLTLFSLFAFNAKAQTFKNPEPLFDPTPYGFSHASSVKTPGELVFISGQSGGLGKEHTLSSNFREQTQTALKNIVTVLDSYKLKPENIMKITILIVDHNQEKLKIWNEEISKIWKNKPFPASTLIPVPRLAIDGMLIEVDATAFKTTK, from the coding sequence ATGAAACATTTACTTCTCACCTTATTCTCCCTATTTGCATTTAATGCAAAAGCACAAACTTTTAAAAATCCAGAACCTCTATTCGATCCTACTCCTTATGGTTTTAGTCATGCATCCTCAGTCAAAACACCAGGCGAACTTGTTTTCATATCAGGACAAAGTGGTGGATTGGGTAAAGAACATACACTAAGTTCAAATTTTAGAGAACAAACACAAACAGCATTAAAAAATATAGTTACGGTGTTAGACAGCTATAAGCTGAAACCAGAGAATATCATGAAAATCACCATTCTAATTGTAGACCATAATCAAGAAAAACTAAAAATTTGGAATGAAGAAATTAGCAAAATATGGAAAAACAAACCATTCCCTGCTAGCACACTAATTCCAGTTCCAAGATTAGCCATTGACGGAATGTTAATAGAAGTAGACGCAACAGCATTCAAAACAACCAAATAA
- a CDS encoding DUF4249 domain-containing protein — translation MKKINILILFMSALFATSCEEVVEVDLKTDPPKLVVEAVINWAKGTTGNQQMIKLTTTTDYYNHVIPVVSGATVSIKNSTNKEFTFIEVPKTGQYVCTNFEPVINETYVLTIITGGNTYTATETLKSVAPITRIEQKNDGGITKDEVEVKAYYNDPANETNYYLYHYTYSNKVLSSYSAVEDRFFNGNEFFSSSNNDDLKPGDKVEISHIGISKSYYNYMNILISIAGDNSGGPFQSPPATVRGNVINTTNVNDYPLGYFSLGEIETKKYTIE, via the coding sequence TCAGCATTGTTTGCTACTAGTTGCGAAGAAGTTGTTGAAGTTGACTTAAAAACGGACCCACCTAAATTAGTAGTAGAAGCTGTTATTAATTGGGCCAAAGGAACAACAGGAAACCAACAAATGATAAAATTAACGACAACAACTGATTATTACAATCACGTAATTCCAGTTGTTTCAGGAGCTACAGTGTCTATAAAAAACAGTACTAACAAAGAATTTACTTTTATAGAAGTTCCTAAAACGGGACAATACGTTTGTACCAATTTTGAACCTGTAATTAACGAAACCTATGTCTTAACCATTATCACTGGAGGAAATACCTATACGGCGACCGAAACCTTAAAATCTGTGGCGCCAATTACAAGAATAGAACAAAAAAATGATGGTGGTATTACAAAAGACGAAGTTGAAGTAAAAGCATATTATAACGATCCTGCTAACGAAACAAATTATTACTTATATCATTATACTTACTCTAATAAAGTACTGTCAAGCTATTCAGCTGTTGAAGATCGATTCTTTAACGGAAATGAGTTTTTCAGCTCTTCAAATAACGATGATTTAAAACCCGGCGACAAAGTTGAAATAAGTCATATTGGTATCTCTAAGAGTTATTATAATTATATGAATATCTTAATAAGTATTGCTGGTGATAATAGTGGTGGACCATTTCAATCTCCTCCAGCTACAGTAAGAGGTAATGTTATAAATACGACAAATGTAAATGACTATCCTTTAGGATATTTCTCTCTGGGAGAAATAGAAACTAAAAAATACACTATCGAATAA
- a CDS encoding GyrI-like domain-containing protein: protein MIPRIENLVEKKIIGKRITTSFTNNRTKELWQGFMPNRKEIKNNIGSELYSIEVYPESHFANFNLNNEFEKWAGIEVNDFLSVPTDMETIVIPTGQYAVFIHKGPASNGNKTYQYIFTDWLPKSEYLLENRPHFAVMGEKYKHEDPTSEEEIWIPIKQKN from the coding sequence ATGATCCCAAGAATAGAAAATTTAGTCGAAAAAAAAATTATTGGAAAACGAATCACGACCTCATTTACTAACAATAGAACAAAAGAACTTTGGCAAGGTTTTATGCCAAACCGAAAAGAAATAAAAAACAATATCGGTTCAGAGCTATATTCTATAGAAGTATATCCAGAGTCTCATTTTGCCAATTTCAACCTAAATAATGAATTCGAAAAATGGGCAGGCATAGAAGTAAACGATTTTCTTTCCGTTCCTACAGATATGGAAACTATAGTAATCCCGACTGGACAGTATGCCGTTTTTATTCATAAAGGTCCTGCAAGCAACGGAAATAAAACATATCAGTATATTTTTACTGATTGGTTGCCTAAGTCAGAATACTTATTAGAAAATAGACCCCATTTTGCTGTAATGGGCGAAAAGTACAAACATGAAGATCCAACCTCTGAAGAAGAAATTTGGATTCCGATAAAACAAAAAAATTAA
- a CDS encoding thiamine diphosphokinase produces the protein MSSHHIVRDDQEPALIIANGAACNSELLGQLLEWSPLVIVLDSAIERVVDLGIKVDVLLGDFDHGFDPEIYKTTQYPIEIVHTPDQDKTDLEKAFDYLIERKIPAVNVIWATGKRADHTITNLTNIVRYRNLLKIVILDDHSKIFLLPKKFEKWYTANTPISLIPIGVVNGIFSDNLVYPLHDDTLTIGYRTSSSNAVSKDGLITITHTDGDLLMMECFD, from the coding sequence ATGTCCTCACACCATATCGTACGCGACGACCAAGAACCTGCATTAATCATAGCCAACGGAGCTGCCTGTAATTCTGAATTATTAGGACAATTATTAGAATGGTCCCCTTTGGTAATTGTATTAGATTCTGCTATTGAACGTGTAGTCGATTTAGGTATAAAAGTCGATGTGTTACTAGGTGATTTTGATCATGGATTCGACCCCGAAATATACAAAACCACACAATACCCAATCGAAATTGTACATACTCCAGATCAAGACAAAACCGATTTAGAAAAAGCATTTGATTATTTAATCGAACGAAAAATACCAGCTGTAAATGTAATTTGGGCAACCGGAAAAAGAGCCGATCACACCATTACAAATCTAACCAACATTGTTCGCTACCGAAATTTGTTAAAGATTGTAATTCTCGACGACCATTCCAAAATATTTTTATTACCCAAAAAATTCGAAAAATGGTATACTGCCAACACCCCAATTTCACTTATTCCAATTGGAGTTGTAAACGGTATTTTTTCAGATAATTTAGTATACCCTTTGCATGATGATACGCTTACAATAGGCTACAGAACCAGTAGTAGCAATGCTGTGTCCAAAGATGGGCTCATTACAATTACTCATACAGATGGTGATTTATTAATGATGGAATGCTTTGATTAG